The stretch of DNA AAGGTAAAACAGGTGTTGCCTAAATCGTGAAAAACCGCACCACCGCCGCTGCTGCGACGGGCTAGTTTAACCTTATCCTCTTCCATACGGCGAGTGTTGCACTCTTTCCACGGGTTTTGCGCTCGTCCAATAACGACTGTATCTGCGTTACGCCATAAGAACAGCACTCGCTGTGTAGCGGGCATTTGGCGAAAAATACATTCTTCCACTGCCAGATTAAACCAGGGATCGTAAGAATCAGAGATAAGCAGACGCAAAGAAGACATAAACATTATCCATCCGGTAATAAGATAATTAATCTTAACATGGATAATGCCATTTCGTGTGATTAAGCGGAAAAATTCCCGCTTAATCATCAGGCTAGCTATTCACTGATGGCAAAAACTCGTAACCGATGACCATCGGGATCCTCTGCGGTAAAGGTATAACCAAAGTCCATCATTTGAGGCGTTTGCAGGATAGATACGCCCTTTTGTTTCCACTGTTGATAATAGTCGTCAACCGCCTGGTTAGACGCAACGGCGAAACCTAATTCTCCGCTGGCAGTGATTTCACCCGCCTTAGGTTCTACCGTACGTTTAGACCATAACCCTAGCAACACACCGGAAGAAAAACGGTACATCGCAAACGTTGGCGATGCTTCAACTGGCGCTTGATCCAACAAATTCTGATAGAAATTGTTGCTTACCGTTGGGTTATCCACATAAAAGACAAACATATTGGCATCTAACATTTTACTCTCCTTAAGATAAATGAAATCAATGCTACTCTGCTTTAGTTCAGCGGTGATGTACACATCCTAAGGAGAACCAGTGACAGTTTATGTCAGTAGGGTTTACTGGCGGGA from Limnobaculum xujianqingii encodes:
- a CDS encoding VOC family protein, whose product is MLDANMFVFYVDNPTVSNNFYQNLLDQAPVEASPTFAMYRFSSGVLLGLWSKRTVEPKAGEITASGELGFAVASNQAVDDYYQQWKQKGVSILQTPQMMDFGYTFTAEDPDGHRLRVFAISE